The following coding sequences are from one Halobacteriovorax sp. JY17 window:
- a CDS encoding YihY/virulence factor BrkB family protein: MAKAKSLGGFTERAEKKSYDFTKALVLRLAQGLLLFKRRKGEVIAGASTFFTLLSFAPLILLFINIIGLLISDNAQARDYVMNVVLQSFPKVDSWIYTGIENVINSQLHDSGIGILEISFLIFASMGISTSIVFGINILSKVDPDGGLLGDDLRSFIAGVGITIYIVLLVCVGQKGPIQEILHSFSWGGSFVILFDNSLISSVLSLIFFSLFYKFCPTIKVTTRDAFHGGATFVLCFLLGRSSYWVYVKYFKDDLIADYGQFTNFMIALIWIYFLMCCFFYGASVAYSSKEKIIPPKIKARLKAKFKTSSKAKKKR, translated from the coding sequence ATGGCAAAAGCAAAGTCTCTTGGTGGTTTCACTGAACGAGCAGAGAAGAAAAGTTATGACTTCACAAAGGCACTAGTTCTTAGATTAGCGCAGGGTCTCTTACTCTTTAAAAGAAGAAAAGGTGAGGTGATCGCAGGAGCCTCCACATTCTTTACACTTCTTAGTTTTGCTCCACTAATTCTTCTCTTCATTAATATTATAGGACTTCTCATCTCTGATAATGCGCAGGCGAGAGACTATGTGATGAATGTTGTCTTACAATCGTTTCCAAAAGTTGACTCCTGGATTTATACAGGAATTGAAAACGTTATAAACTCACAGCTTCATGATAGTGGAATTGGGATTTTGGAAATCTCTTTTCTTATTTTTGCTTCAATGGGTATTTCAACTTCAATTGTTTTTGGAATAAATATTCTCTCTAAAGTCGATCCCGATGGAGGACTTCTAGGGGATGATCTACGCTCTTTTATAGCAGGTGTTGGAATTACTATTTATATTGTCCTACTTGTGTGCGTAGGACAGAAAGGGCCGATCCAAGAGATTCTTCATAGCTTTTCCTGGGGAGGAAGTTTTGTTATTCTCTTTGATAATAGTTTGATCAGCTCAGTTCTCTCTCTTATTTTCTTTAGCCTATTCTATAAGTTTTGCCCAACGATAAAAGTAACAACTAGAGATGCTTTCCATGGTGGTGCGACTTTTGTCCTATGCTTTCTACTTGGAAGAAGTTCTTATTGGGTCTACGTTAAATACTTTAAAGATGATCTTATTGCAGATTATGGTCAATTTACAAATTTCATGATTGCTCTTATTTGGATCTACTTTCTCATGTGCTGCTTCTTCTATGGAGCAAGTGTAGCCTATTCAAGTAAAGAGAAAATCATTCCACCTAAAATTAAAGCACGATTAAAAGCAAAATTTAAAACTAGCTCTAAAGCTAAGAAGAAAAGGTAA
- a CDS encoding enoyl-ACP reductase produces the protein MNLLQGKKALILGVANERSIAWGIARALKAQGADIGMTYLNDALKKRVEPLAEEIGSDFLAELDVTQDAHYEQLRKTVEEKWGKFDILIHSLAFADKEDLKKRFTDTSREGFKMACDISAFSLIGLCHSLKPIMNEGASVVALTYHGSVKVLNGYNVMGVAKAALESSVRYLADDLGPDGIRVNSISAGPIRTLAASGVPGLKGFLKDVEEKAPLRKNVTTEDVGGAAVFLSSSLGNGVTGEILYVDSGLNIMGA, from the coding sequence ATGAATTTACTACAAGGAAAGAAGGCCCTGATTCTAGGTGTGGCCAATGAGAGATCTATTGCTTGGGGAATTGCTAGAGCACTAAAGGCCCAAGGTGCAGACATTGGAATGACTTACCTTAACGACGCTCTTAAGAAGAGAGTTGAGCCACTTGCTGAAGAGATTGGATCTGATTTCTTAGCTGAACTCGATGTTACTCAAGACGCTCACTACGAACAACTTAGAAAAACTGTTGAAGAGAAGTGGGGAAAATTTGATATTCTTATTCACTCTCTAGCATTTGCCGATAAAGAAGATTTAAAGAAGAGATTCACTGATACTTCACGTGAAGGTTTTAAAATGGCCTGTGATATCTCTGCTTTCTCACTAATTGGTCTATGCCATAGCTTAAAGCCAATTATGAATGAAGGTGCTTCAGTTGTTGCTCTTACTTATCACGGTTCTGTAAAAGTACTTAACGGTTATAATGTTATGGGTGTAGCTAAAGCAGCTCTCGAATCAAGTGTAAGGTACCTTGCCGATGACCTTGGTCCAGATGGAATTAGAGTGAATTCAATATCTGCGGGACCAATTAGAACTCTGGCCGCTAGTGGCGTTCCAGGTCTAAAAGGTTTTTTAAAAGACGTTGAAGAAAAAGCTCCTCTTAGAAAGAATGTTACAACAGAAGATGTTGGTGGAGCCGCTGTATTCTTGTCTAGTTCACTCGGGAATGGCGTGACTGGTGAAATCCTCTATGTAGATAGTGGATTGAACATCATGGGTGCGTAA
- a CDS encoding response regulator transcription factor, with product MKKKVLIAEDEKHLAEGLKLNLTLQGYDVEHAENGIEALQKWREWQPDLILLDIMMPGLDGMSVLEEIRKDDQKIPILILSAKDGTRDKVKALNKGVDDYLAKPFDLEELLLRVERLLIRSDWNEREEKTEGKVEAFEGDSYSFSNTVIDFIKLQATTDGKSVQLTEQEVKLLQVFISNKGIPLSRKELLESAWGYDGETSTRTVDNFIVRFRKYFEKDPKNPVIFKSLRSVGYIFEP from the coding sequence ATGAAAAAGAAAGTTTTAATAGCAGAGGATGAGAAGCATTTAGCGGAAGGTTTAAAACTCAACCTTACTCTACAGGGTTACGACGTTGAACATGCAGAAAATGGAATTGAAGCTCTTCAAAAGTGGAGAGAGTGGCAACCTGATTTAATTCTCTTAGATATTATGATGCCCGGTCTTGATGGAATGAGTGTTCTTGAAGAAATTCGAAAAGACGATCAGAAAATTCCAATTCTCATTCTGTCTGCTAAAGATGGAACTAGAGATAAGGTGAAGGCGTTAAATAAGGGAGTCGATGATTACCTTGCAAAACCATTTGATTTAGAAGAATTACTCCTTCGGGTTGAAAGACTTTTAATAAGATCTGATTGGAATGAGAGAGAAGAGAAAACCGAAGGAAAAGTAGAAGCGTTTGAAGGGGATAGTTACTCTTTTTCAAATACAGTAATTGATTTTATAAAGCTGCAAGCAACTACTGATGGGAAGTCTGTTCAATTAACTGAGCAGGAGGTGAAGCTCTTACAGGTCTTTATTTCTAATAAGGGGATTCCTCTTTCTAGAAAGGAGCTACTTGAAAGCGCTTGGGGCTATGACGGAGAAACTTCAACGCGTACAGTGGATAACTTCATCGTAAGGTTTCGCAAGTACTTTGAAAAAGACCCAAAGAATCCTGTTATATTTAAGTCACTTAGGTCCGTTGGCTATATTTTTGAGCCATAG
- a CDS encoding HAMP domain-containing sensor histidine kinase, translating to MKSFKWYFHPIFIFTFSLVALITSLFVYIRSYLRVSDSIRLFVEKNKMDASQFLETDTWITVLIISILVAIILAGTIIIFVYYQKIIQLYRMQQNFINGFTHELKTPVASIRLFLDTFKKHELSREDQLKYIDFMIRDADRLSVNVGQILNLGKIEERSFQLNDTKVDLYSFTNEFLDRNPHLFESTKIEVRKIDHVEYMTNLDSALMEMVLMNIITNAIRYNDSNRPSIQIEFRSLGKKASISFIDNGMGIKKNEQRNVFKKFYQIGKTSKGSGLGLYLSSQILKIHKGSISVDSQGSGLGSTFTIILPREVS from the coding sequence ATGAAATCTTTTAAGTGGTACTTCCACCCGATATTTATTTTTACATTCTCTCTGGTGGCCTTGATTACTTCACTCTTTGTCTATATTCGTTCTTATTTAAGAGTGAGTGATAGTATTAGGCTATTTGTAGAAAAGAATAAAATGGATGCCTCTCAATTTTTAGAGACTGACACTTGGATTACTGTTCTTATTATTTCAATTCTAGTTGCAATTATTCTCGCGGGAACTATTATCATTTTTGTCTATTATCAAAAAATTATTCAACTCTATAGAATGCAGCAAAATTTCATTAATGGTTTTACCCACGAGTTAAAAACTCCTGTGGCCTCGATTAGACTCTTTCTAGATACGTTTAAAAAACATGAACTCTCTAGAGAGGATCAGCTCAAATATATCGATTTTATGATTAGAGATGCTGACCGCTTATCAGTTAATGTCGGACAAATTTTAAACCTTGGAAAAATAGAAGAAAGAAGCTTTCAATTAAATGATACCAAAGTTGATCTCTACTCATTTACTAATGAATTCTTAGATCGAAATCCACATTTATTTGAAAGCACAAAGATTGAAGTCAGAAAAATAGATCATGTAGAATATATGACGAACTTAGATAGTGCTCTAATGGAAATGGTTTTGATGAATATTATTACCAATGCAATTAGATATAATGACTCTAATCGCCCTTCCATTCAAATTGAGTTTCGCTCTCTTGGCAAGAAGGCCTCAATCTCTTTTATAGACAATGGAATGGGAATAAAGAAGAACGAGCAGAGAAATGTGTTTAAGAAATTTTATCAAATAGGGAAGACTTCAAAAGGTAGTGGACTTGGTCTCTATCTCTCTAGTCAAATTCTCAAAATTCATAAGGGAAGTATTTCTGTTGATAGTCAGGGATCAGGACTTGGTTCAACATTTACTATTATTCTTCCAAGAGAAGTGTCATGA
- the deoC gene encoding deoxyribose-phosphate aldolase — protein MKEINRYIDHTLLKPNATKQQILDLCQEARNYNFATVCLNPTWVELAAKELKGSNTGICTVIGFPLGAGLAKVKAFEASEAIKQGATEIDMVLNIGALIDGNTTLAEEDISAVVKASGETPVKVIFETCLLTDDQIKTACELSEKAGAKFVKTSTGFSDGGATLEHVQLMKNSISKSVLVKASGGIRDLETAIAMVEAGASRLGTSSGVKIMNGEKGSGY, from the coding sequence ATGAAAGAAATAAACCGATATATTGATCATACACTACTAAAGCCTAATGCCACAAAGCAGCAAATCTTAGACCTCTGCCAAGAAGCAAGAAACTATAACTTTGCAACAGTTTGCTTAAATCCAACATGGGTTGAACTTGCAGCAAAGGAGTTAAAAGGTTCGAACACTGGAATTTGTACGGTCATCGGTTTCCCCCTAGGAGCAGGTCTAGCGAAAGTGAAGGCCTTTGAAGCAAGTGAGGCCATCAAACAGGGAGCCACTGAAATTGATATGGTTTTAAATATTGGGGCGCTCATAGATGGAAATACCACTCTTGCTGAAGAAGATATTAGCGCCGTTGTTAAGGCCTCTGGTGAAACTCCAGTAAAAGTGATCTTTGAAACTTGTCTTCTAACTGACGATCAAATAAAGACTGCTTGTGAATTAAGTGAGAAGGCCGGTGCCAAGTTTGTAAAAACTTCAACAGGGTTTTCAGATGGTGGTGCGACTTTAGAGCACGTTCAATTAATGAAGAACTCTATTTCTAAGTCTGTCTTAGTAAAGGCCTCTGGTGGGATTAGAGATCTAGAGACTGCAATAGCGATGGTTGAAGCTGGAGCTAGTCGTCTTGGAACAAGCTCCGGAGTTAAAATAATGAATGGTGAAAAAGGTAGCGGCTACTAG
- a CDS encoding DUF4442 domain-containing protein, with product MIRIFGLMKIPLLFWIRPSVIEMNDKRCVVKIPLSRRTKNHLNSMYFGVLAAGADCAGGLAAMKQIENSGKKVSLSFKEFEAKFFKRAEGDTHFICEQGEEISAFVQKVIASDERHHMPVKIIAKCPDKLGDEVVAEFSLLLSLKKK from the coding sequence ATGATTCGCATCTTTGGACTTATGAAAATTCCACTTTTATTCTGGATAAGACCCTCTGTTATTGAAATGAATGATAAGAGATGTGTGGTGAAGATACCACTCTCAAGAAGAACTAAGAATCACCTAAACTCTATGTACTTTGGAGTCTTGGCCGCTGGAGCTGATTGCGCTGGCGGATTAGCGGCGATGAAGCAAATTGAAAACTCTGGAAAGAAAGTCTCTTTGTCCTTTAAAGAATTTGAAGCGAAGTTCTTCAAAAGAGCAGAGGGTGATACTCACTTTATCTGCGAGCAAGGTGAAGAGATAAGTGCCTTTGTTCAAAAAGTTATTGCAAGTGATGAGAGACATCATATGCCTGTAAAAATAATTGCTAAATGCCCTGACAAGTTAGGGGATGAAGTGGTTGCAGAATTCTCATTACTGTTATCTTTAAAGAAGAAATAG
- the proC gene encoding pyrroline-5-carboxylate reductase: protein MKNLLSFGCGNMAQAIIEGMYKEKAELSYTLYTPSNTRAIALAKNVSGTHLESLEKIPASDFYMISCKPQQLSDLAKEIKGKLNPDAVVISILAGTTTDTLKSLLGVEKVLRVMPNTPSLVGAGVNAFYFSAAVSKEEREFLTRTFESFSKVFTFEAEKEIDIITGFSGSGPAYIFEFSRILVEKMISMGIEREIATEMIKWTFYGSSKLQLESPDSSEELRNKVTSKKGVTFEALEVFKGAGFEKIVDQALDAAYNRSVELSK from the coding sequence TTGAAGAATTTACTAAGTTTTGGTTGCGGAAATATGGCGCAAGCGATTATTGAGGGAATGTATAAAGAGAAAGCAGAACTTAGCTACACTCTCTATACACCTTCTAATACTCGCGCAATTGCTCTGGCAAAGAATGTTTCAGGTACTCACTTAGAATCTTTAGAGAAAATACCTGCTAGTGATTTCTATATGATCTCTTGTAAGCCACAGCAACTAAGTGATCTCGCAAAAGAAATAAAGGGAAAGTTAAATCCTGATGCGGTGGTGATCTCAATCTTAGCGGGAACAACAACTGATACTCTCAAGTCTCTACTTGGAGTAGAGAAAGTTCTTCGAGTCATGCCAAATACTCCTTCTCTCGTAGGAGCTGGAGTGAATGCTTTCTATTTTTCGGCGGCAGTGTCAAAGGAAGAGAGGGAGTTTCTTACAAGGACCTTTGAGAGTTTTTCCAAAGTCTTTACTTTTGAAGCTGAGAAGGAAATCGATATTATTACTGGTTTTAGTGGATCAGGCCCAGCCTATATTTTTGAATTCTCTAGGATCTTAGTTGAAAAAATGATTTCGATGGGAATTGAAAGAGAAATTGCAACAGAGATGATTAAGTGGACTTTCTACGGCTCTAGTAAACTTCAGCTTGAGAGTCCTGATAGTAGCGAAGAACTTAGAAATAAGGTCACAAGTAAGAAGGGAGTCACTTTTGAAGCTCTTGAGGTTTTCAAAGGGGCCGGTTTTGAGAAAATAGTAGATCAGGCCCTAGATGCCGCCTATAATAGATCTGTAGAATTATCGAAATAA
- a CDS encoding proline dehydrogenase family protein, protein MNPENTKHFKDYLVPELLTFTLNDWKVIFNADYQKSLVVNGELDILVGEILAPFTKLRFGDFRQQLILKSAPYLVGFFYESKEIRIYSPMLSYELFIIPEMERISDLKEIDIFKEHTEMVASLSSRDFPSIYQLTTEKYQLPELLNNKEYDDVEESSSKIIDELLVYLNKYTPSLFERVSDYGLGLTAQFALLRIHLLKFLAILPSLDHDERGDEVKRILLEALRRLLEDSRKAKRLGLKGQNKALPRSLFVWVNIAFFICKFFPAKLLTTLVRFKVRFMAKRFIAGETIETAQNALSTLFSTGRDVTLDQLGELVVSEKEADHYCNEVIKLIKGFSLHVKKGELNEAGINRAHVSIKVSALCSDFKPYAFDYTYDHVAPRLKKILLAAKEENVFINIDAEHYDYRDIVFKVYRKVLLDTEELHDYKSTGIVLQAYLRDAYVHLQEIVELAKERGIIMPIRLVKGAYWDAETVEADAHSFDAPEFLNKEETDLHFRQLIIKTFDFHPHIQLCLASHNFSDHAFAEALRTKSYSNIPIIEHQCLHMTYEALSTAMAKMNWVVRNYVPIGALIVGMAYLVRRIMENSSQVGVLTIMRSHKKKLSLVTPKEIHKQKIADGHLERDKTQTHLLGEFANITPVRIYLDKEREWTEQELKNYESKLGHSYQNDFLKEGMKKSILSSSNPNIKVGDILFADAADAAKAVAICDESYNSGDWANVDWAFRASTLLRAANLMLARRNELSALIVYEAGKAINEALADVDEAIDFLNFYAREEARLQSLNDRLESRGVVAVISPWNFPLAIPCGMVVSSLVVGNTVILKSAEQTPLISQELVDILHMAGVPKSVLIHLPGLGEVVGEALVTNERVSTIVFTGSKAVGTMIASKAHTRIYENKLSKASYPVKVITEMGGKNAVIVTANAELDETVSGILYSAFGHAGQKCSAASRILVDNRVKHRLIERLAEACGDIEVGEAFNFKTSINPVITKEDKDRLISQVAEAAKEANEFGGKVHINRSAQELPGYCVGPTIIELPLSRALKTESFATRELFGPVLHIIGFSHLDQALKIYNGTDYALTGGVFSQSQDDIDYLTARMESGNIYVNRSITGARVAIEPFGGFKLSGTGPNAGSRSYLSYLHRNPERDFSSSNSKVEEGSEYEFELARPSGLSGEGRVQRMDKVVSHVVRHFEHLFNGIRSEEKQVLSTFHKWLNVNYESFLSREHWNRRIPGQLSYCDYSQGSHKAVVTSFKTQPDFEIVFEVILALVSGCGLTVNARNNASYDWWMGFRDILVEYGISKENFDVYFVTEGRLKKTLGEADLKHILVDGSIEDLKRVSVWSYENYQEHKEMRNIISKYDMSDINDFKRICRQYVNIRSFAVNTMRHGAPMDVVL, encoded by the coding sequence ATGAACCCTGAAAACACTAAGCATTTCAAGGACTATCTAGTTCCTGAATTACTAACTTTTACACTAAACGATTGGAAAGTTATTTTTAATGCTGATTACCAAAAATCGCTCGTCGTTAATGGTGAATTAGATATATTAGTTGGCGAAATACTCGCTCCATTTACAAAGCTTCGTTTTGGAGACTTTAGACAACAGCTTATTTTAAAGAGTGCACCGTACCTCGTTGGCTTTTTCTATGAATCTAAGGAAATAAGAATTTATTCTCCGATGCTTAGTTACGAACTCTTCATTATTCCTGAGATGGAGAGAATTTCTGATTTGAAAGAGATAGATATTTTTAAGGAACATACAGAGATGGTGGCCTCTCTTTCTTCAAGAGACTTTCCTTCAATCTATCAACTTACAACAGAGAAGTATCAACTTCCTGAACTTTTAAATAACAAAGAATACGATGATGTCGAAGAGAGTTCATCTAAGATCATTGATGAACTTCTGGTTTACTTAAATAAGTACACGCCATCTCTCTTTGAGAGAGTTTCTGACTACGGGTTGGGATTAACTGCTCAATTTGCGCTGCTTAGAATTCACCTTTTAAAGTTTTTGGCCATTCTTCCTTCTCTTGATCACGACGAGAGAGGAGATGAAGTTAAGAGGATTCTTCTTGAGGCCCTTAGAAGACTTTTGGAAGACTCAAGGAAGGCAAAGCGTTTAGGGCTTAAAGGACAAAATAAAGCGCTACCTAGAAGCCTATTTGTTTGGGTAAATATTGCTTTCTTTATTTGTAAATTCTTTCCAGCAAAACTTCTTACAACTCTTGTAAGATTTAAAGTTCGTTTTATGGCGAAGAGATTTATTGCAGGAGAAACAATTGAGACCGCTCAAAATGCTCTTAGTACTCTCTTTAGTACGGGACGTGACGTAACTCTTGACCAACTTGGTGAACTCGTTGTCTCTGAAAAAGAGGCCGATCACTATTGTAATGAAGTGATTAAATTAATTAAAGGATTCTCACTTCACGTAAAAAAGGGTGAACTCAACGAAGCAGGGATTAATAGAGCGCATGTTTCGATTAAAGTTTCGGCCCTATGTTCTGACTTTAAACCTTACGCTTTTGATTACACTTACGATCATGTGGCCCCAAGGTTAAAGAAGATTCTCCTAGCGGCAAAAGAAGAGAATGTCTTTATCAATATAGATGCCGAACACTATGATTACAGAGATATTGTTTTTAAAGTGTACCGAAAAGTTCTCCTTGATACTGAAGAACTACACGATTACAAGTCTACTGGGATTGTTCTTCAAGCCTATCTAAGAGACGCGTACGTTCACCTTCAAGAAATTGTAGAACTTGCTAAAGAGCGTGGGATCATCATGCCTATCCGCTTAGTGAAAGGTGCTTACTGGGACGCTGAAACGGTCGAGGCCGACGCTCACTCTTTCGACGCACCAGAGTTTTTAAATAAAGAAGAGACAGACCTTCATTTTAGACAACTCATCATTAAGACTTTCGACTTTCATCCACATATTCAATTATGTTTAGCTTCACATAATTTTTCAGATCACGCTTTTGCAGAAGCCCTTAGAACTAAGTCTTATTCAAATATTCCAATTATTGAACACCAATGTCTTCACATGACTTATGAAGCTCTTTCAACGGCAATGGCAAAGATGAATTGGGTTGTAAGGAACTACGTTCCAATTGGAGCTTTAATTGTAGGAATGGCCTACTTAGTTAGAAGAATTATGGAGAACTCATCGCAAGTAGGAGTTCTAACTATTATGAGATCTCACAAGAAGAAGCTCTCTCTTGTAACTCCAAAAGAAATCCATAAGCAGAAAATTGCTGACGGCCATCTCGAAAGAGATAAGACCCAAACTCACTTATTGGGTGAGTTCGCCAATATTACTCCGGTTAGAATTTATCTCGATAAAGAACGCGAGTGGACTGAACAAGAACTTAAGAATTATGAAAGTAAATTAGGGCATTCGTATCAGAATGATTTCCTAAAAGAAGGTATGAAAAAGAGTATTCTTTCTTCATCAAATCCAAATATTAAAGTTGGAGATATTCTCTTTGCTGATGCAGCCGACGCCGCTAAGGCAGTAGCTATTTGCGATGAGAGTTATAACTCTGGAGATTGGGCCAATGTGGATTGGGCCTTTAGAGCAAGCACTCTACTAAGAGCTGCTAACCTAATGCTTGCCAGAAGAAATGAACTTTCGGCCCTCATTGTCTACGAAGCAGGGAAGGCAATCAATGAAGCACTTGCCGATGTCGATGAAGCGATAGATTTCTTAAATTTCTACGCAAGAGAAGAGGCCAGACTTCAATCTTTAAACGACCGACTTGAGTCTAGAGGAGTTGTTGCGGTTATCTCTCCATGGAATTTTCCTCTGGCAATTCCTTGTGGAATGGTTGTGAGCTCTCTCGTCGTTGGTAATACAGTTATTCTAAAGTCAGCAGAACAGACACCTCTTATCTCTCAGGAGCTTGTAGATATTCTTCATATGGCCGGAGTACCTAAAAGTGTTCTTATTCACTTACCAGGTCTTGGTGAAGTTGTTGGAGAGGCCCTCGTTACGAATGAGAGGGTTTCTACGATCGTTTTCACAGGATCAAAAGCCGTTGGAACAATGATTGCGAGCAAAGCACATACTAGAATTTATGAGAATAAACTTTCTAAAGCTTCTTACCCTGTTAAAGTTATTACAGAGATGGGTGGGAAGAATGCAGTTATTGTTACTGCAAATGCTGAACTAGATGAAACTGTTTCTGGAATTCTCTACTCTGCATTTGGGCATGCTGGACAAAAATGTTCAGCGGCTTCAAGAATCTTAGTTGATAATAGAGTAAAGCACCGTCTGATTGAAAGATTAGCAGAGGCCTGCGGAGATATTGAAGTTGGAGAGGCATTTAACTTTAAGACTTCTATTAACCCTGTCATTACGAAAGAAGACAAGGATAGGCTTATTTCTCAAGTCGCGGAAGCCGCAAAAGAGGCCAATGAATTTGGAGGAAAAGTTCATATCAATAGAAGTGCACAAGAGCTTCCGGGTTATTGTGTAGGGCCTACAATAATTGAACTTCCTCTTTCAAGAGCACTTAAGACCGAGAGTTTTGCAACGAGAGAACTCTTTGGACCTGTTCTTCATATTATTGGATTTAGCCATTTAGATCAGGCCTTAAAAATCTATAATGGAACAGACTACGCCCTTACAGGTGGAGTTTTCAGTCAATCACAAGATGATATTGATTACCTGACCGCCCGTATGGAGTCTGGAAATATTTATGTAAATAGAAGTATCACTGGAGCCCGAGTCGCTATTGAGCCCTTTGGTGGATTTAAGCTCTCTGGAACTGGGCCAAATGCTGGGAGTAGATCTTACTTAAGTTATCTTCACCGAAATCCTGAAAGAGATTTCTCTTCAAGTAATTCTAAAGTTGAAGAGGGAAGCGAGTATGAATTTGAACTAGCTAGACCTAGTGGACTCAGTGGTGAAGGGCGTGTTCAGCGTATGGATAAAGTTGTCTCCCACGTGGTTAGACACTTTGAGCATCTCTTTAATGGAATTAGGAGTGAAGAGAAACAAGTTCTCAGCACTTTTCACAAATGGTTAAATGTAAATTATGAGAGTTTCTTAAGCCGAGAGCATTGGAATAGAAGAATTCCTGGTCAACTTAGTTACTGCGATTACTCTCAGGGCTCACACAAAGCTGTTGTTACTTCTTTTAAGACTCAACCAGATTTTGAAATTGTCTTTGAAGTAATACTTGCTCTTGTTTCTGGTTGTGGTCTTACTGTTAACGCTAGAAACAATGCCTCTTATGATTGGTGGATGGGATTTAGGGATATCCTTGTTGAATACGGTATTTCTAAAGAGAACTTTGATGTCTACTTTGTAACTGAGGGACGACTTAAGAAAACTTTAGGCGAAGCAGACTTAAAACATATCTTAGTTGATGGTAGTATTGAAGACTTAAAACGTGTTAGCGTTTGGAGTTATGAGAATTATCAAGAGCATAAAGAGATGAGAAATATTATTTCTAAGTACGATATGTCAGACATAAATGACTTTAAGAGAATTTGTAGACAGTATGTTAATATAAGATCTTTCGCTGTTAATACAATGAGACATGGAGCTCCAATGGATGTAGTCCTTTGA
- a CDS encoding response regulator — translation MTKKILLLDDEEGLLDLLGDFVEDMGHEVELFSNPIAALESYKNASDDYKMIITDHTMPELSGLSLISQVRETNKEIPCILTSGTAFDEIESLTSSDANFYYLKKPYKKVNLQELLDKINC, via the coding sequence ATGACTAAGAAAATTCTACTTTTAGATGATGAAGAAGGCCTACTCGATCTCTTAGGAGATTTTGTAGAAGACATGGGTCACGAAGTAGAACTCTTCTCTAATCCAATCGCTGCTCTTGAATCTTATAAGAATGCTAGTGACGACTATAAAATGATCATTACTGACCACACAATGCCTGAACTCTCAGGACTAAGTCTTATCAGTCAAGTGAGAGAAACCAACAAAGAAATCCCTTGTATTCTCACAAGTGGGACGGCCTTTGATGAAATAGAGTCTCTCACTTCGAGTGATGCTAATTTCTATTATTTAAAGAAGCCTTATAAGAAAGTAAATCTTCAAGAGTTATTAGATAAAATTAACTGCTAA